Part of the Oreochromis aureus strain Israel breed Guangdong linkage group 20, ZZ_aureus, whole genome shotgun sequence genome, gtactgcatacaccacgttgttcagtctgtgttttggagttttgtctttcgggtgaaccagtttgtgtctgagtgtgttgctgggtctgaagtacactgggatgtcgtgcttggagaaaactctcctgagtttctctgatacaccggctacataggggatgacaatgttgttgcgtctgtctttcttatcctccctcgctggtgtctgatcttcttttctgtgcctctttgctgactttatgaacgcccagttaggataaccacatgttttcagtgcttcctttacatgtgtgtgttagaactgaagaagcttctcggatgagaggtgaaacgtcttcaagcaactcaaagaagtccagacgcttttctttgcaaactcctttgactacgatgacctggatgactgagaaccttcacagacacatgtCACTTTACCATTTTTCCACTCaacatttaattattaaatatcACAGTTATTGTCAATACATGGATATCCCAATACCCCTAGTTTGCTTTATACATTTAGTGAATTATCGTGGCTCAATTGGATACGGCCAGGACAATATCCTCTCACTGCTGGGCAATGTTGGCAGCCAGGATGTCAAAGATGTTCAAGTAAGTGTCATTAACTCGCACAATATTTTTCATGTCATGGCTTTGAATATCTTTATATGCATCCAGTTTTTTGCTTCATGGTGATAGCTTTGTTTATATGACTGAGTTAATTGGTTTCGATATTTAGTGGATGTTAGTTGCGATACATTCTATTTAAAGCTCACAGCTCATAACACCAGttcagttttcagttctttttgtcttcttctctcctcttacttttattttgctttgtcCATGTGTCTTTGAAATGTTTTACATTAGTTCTCTGCTTTTGTCACCACCAGTTTGCAGTTGAAAGTGTGCTGAAAAGTAACGACCTCGACGTGCAGAAAGTGGCAGTTTGTGGAGGCTCTCACGGTGGTTTCCTGGCCTGTCATCTGATCGGACAGTACCCAGAATTCTACAAGGCTTGTGTGGCTCGCAACCCTGTCATCAACTTGGCCTCCATGATTGGCAGCACAGACATAGCAGACTGGTAGGTCTTGTCATGCACATTCTCACACTTTTGCCCACATTTGTTTATGCATATTTTTAGGTAAGTCATGCGCAACCGCATAACTGTGGCGTTTTAGCAGTGACACTCCTTCTATTCAGTTATGACAGCTGGAAGTAAGAATGGGCAATAAagccaaaaaaacacaaaaagacatTGAAAAATTCTTGGGGACTGGTCCTGTAATTGTAAATCCAATTACATAAAAGTGCACTTATAGCAAATCTAATATCCTTTGACATATTGTAAACATGGAGCAGGGGAAAAAGGGGGATCAGTATGTTTTCAAAGATCACTCATATTAGTGTCACATGAAAATGCCAACGGCTTACATTACACTACTCTAACACAACAGAGGAGGTACATATTTTTCACATCATGccaagattaaaaataaacattaataaaatatcGTTACAATCTATAGCTTGTAATGATATCAGTTTGGAGGTATCTCAGGCTTGGAGGGAAATGTTCAAAATGTACACAAATACAAGAGGAACAGAAAATGGCATAGTCAAGCAGTCATAtttgtgttcctttttttttctgcaggtgCATGGTTGAGGCTGGCTATAACTACAGTACAGACTGTCTGCCTGACCCTGCTGTTTGGGAGCAGATGTTGAATAAGTCCCCTATTAGGCATGTTGCACAGGTATAACCTTGAAAATCTCTTGGGTTTGTGGATATGTCTTTGTAAGTGTTGTTGGACAATGAAGCATGAAAGGTGTTTTCTGATCTAGGTAAAGACGCCGGTACTGCTGACCATAGGAGAAGATGACAAGCGTGTACCTAACAAGCAAGGAATCGAATATTACAAAGCACTGAAAGCAAAGCAGGTTCCCGTTCGGTAAGTGGCCTCCTGAGTAACACGTTTTATTGCTTATGCCTGATATGGACGGGATAACTGGAGTCTTATTTTTGTCTGTTCATTCAGTAATGCTCTGATTTGTGTTGCTCAGGTTACTGTGGTACCCAGGGAACAACCACTCTCTTTCCAAGGTGGATGCTGAATCAGATGGCTTTATGAATATCGCTCTGTGGATAATTCAACACCTGAGTCTGTGATGATAaatttcagataaaaacacagtaTATAGTTATCCCTGTTGTTACTGCCATGAAAGGATAGAATGACACTTACACACTGTAAGTAAGGGATGTTACATTCCTGTTCCTGTTTCAAGGACAGTGTGAAGTTCAAACTTAAGCCAAAGCATTAAAAGTGCTCTCCCACCAGAAGACACTTGGTCTAAACTCTGCTTTACTTGTAATCTTTCTGTGGGTGTGGTGTTTTCCACTGGATGTCCACTGGAAAACacttgggggggtggggggggactGTTTTGATTGacaaacattttattgattGTTATTACTTTATGTAATCTTTACAACGGGTAAAGTCAAGGGCTTTACATCGTGTTGCTTTTGTTAAAGTCAAGTCACTTTAGGCAACTTATTTCATATTCAGTCTTTTTAAATCGATGCTGTTTTGATTTCATTCACCTAATAAAGTAATTGTGAACACACTAACAGTGGTGTTTGAATTTTTACATATGTACTGATTGAGAGCATTCCTGAAACTAGTACTGAAAttgtatgtcttttttttttttaacagaagttCTAGAGACTTGAGGAAGTCTTTCAatttttttccaccaataggaaaccCCCTCTAAACTAATAAAATGTGGCTATTGAATTCAGAAGTGATTGTCATGGGACAAATATTGTTTTGTGAAGttttagggggtttttttttaaccacttgATAATGCTTAAATCTTATCTCCCTTGTGAGTTTAAGAGGTCACATGGTTTGCATCAGACTGCTTTATATCTGACCACCTGCTTTCACTTCTGCATAATGAAAACTGCTTCTTGTCAGAGCACAGTCATCCTCTTATAACCTGTGCTCTCATTGCTTCAGAGCCTCTCAATGTGAATTTTACGATGCATAGTTCATGCGCTGTGGTAAGTGACTTTTCATTATATTCTGTTTGAAAGTCATACTTCATTTTAGGAAGTCTGAACTCGCAGTGTAAACATTTGTGTACATGTAAACCAGCTGTTAAGGCTCTTTTAGATTTACGGTACTGTGAgtaagtcttgagccacctctTATTATTTAAAACTGCGCTTGTACGATTCAAGCTTTTTTCTCTCACATactctgaactctcttaggcaagctttcttgtcatttcagtgattttcagcccagttcttgtgtaatctggcatacctcagccttttctccctgcttCCCTTCCTAAAGAATGGCTACTTGACACCCCCATATTTCTAAAGGGTATGACTTTCAGACACTGTTCATCTGTTGTAGATGAACGCtaccacttcttcttcttttgtccagttcctttaaatgttttaaggACACACAGACATATGTCAGTTTTTTACTTAATGGCTCTCAAGAATCACCTCGTtgatgcaaaaatactattttatacGTGTGTTATCTTTGCCATGAAATTGGTTCTTTGTTAAGTTGTCAGTtatgaatgtgttattttattgtccttggaagcaaaatgtaaagaaatgaggggttgttcaagacttttgcactgtACTGTAGGATACAGGTATATCCTTCTTCCCACTCCCTTTCAATGAGTTTTTGTAAATGAATCAGAACGGTAGCaatattgaaatgtattgacttttgtatagtatttttttctctcttattttcttaactaaatgtacctgtatattgtttacatgtttgaaataaattaataataataataataataatgatatgtATATTATATAGCATCCTCAAACTTTTTGTAAGCAACTGAATTTAATCTTGTTACCTTTTTTTCAGGCTCTGGTGAAAAATATCCTCATCCTAAGCCAGCTTTTTCCATTGGTGAAGACcataaatacaaaatttttaccATGTGACACCAATCTGAATGAAACTAAAGTTGACTGCAGTGACAGACCACTCAAGCACGTCCCCTTCATTAAGGCTACATCTGTAGCTTACATAGATTTAAGCCGGACTAAGATAAACCGAGTATGGCCGCATGCTTTCACAGGTGTCCCAAATCTGCATACTCTAAAGTTATCGGGCAACTGTCAGCCGGGCAGTCCGAGAGCTCTGGAAGACAGGTCTTGCAGAGTGAAAATCTCCAGGTATGCTTTCAAGCCCCTACTAACACTGAAACATCTGGATTTGTCAGGAAACAGTCTTACCTATATACCATGGTTACCAGAAAGCCTGGAGGTTCTTCATCTAGAGAACAATCAGATCTTCAACGTTATCTACCCTCTGAAGACTCCACATCTCGAAAAGCTCTTCCTCAGCAAGAACTGCTTTTATGCAAACCCGTGCAACCAGTCCTTTTACATCAGTGAAAAGGTTTTCCAAGAGCTCCCCAAACTCAAAAACCTCACATTAGGGTATAATAATTTGACAGCTATCCCTAAAGGACTGCCACTCTCACTGGGGAGTCTGGATTTAAGAGAGAATACAATCACAGAAGTTTTAGAAAAAgcatttttcaaaatgactgCCCTGGAGGACTTAAATTTGGAGTGGAATTGCCAACGTTGTGATCATGCTGCAAGGCCCTGCTTTCCATGCCCACATAATCAGTCTCTAAAGCTACATTCAAACTccttttattctgaaaacagCTCAATTACCATCCTAAGTTTGAGGGGAAACTCTCTGAGAACATTTCCAAAGGGCCTTTTCAGACCattgaagaaactgaaaatattgGACCTCTCTGACAACCTCCTGGCATATGCTATGCAAAATGGGACCTTCTTTAAAGAGCTGACAGGGGTCGAGTGGCTTAGCCTTATCTATAACTATGAACCACTGAAGACTTTTCCAGAACTTAATCTCTCCCCATATTTTAACAACATGTCTGATCTGCAATGTCTTCTTCTGAGTGGTAACTTTTTCCTAAAATTTTCTAATGAAAGCATTGAAGTCCTCTCCAAGTTAAAAAGTCTAAAAGTTCTAGAGCTGAGAATGAATTTCATTAACACTTTTAATATGACATTTCTAAAACAGTTACCCTCTCTAACTTCTGTTGACCTCTCCCAGAACATGCTTAATTTCCTTCAGTGCTGCTCAATTTCACGATCTGAGATTGTGGATGAAAACCTGTATGCAGGCACTCTTCATAATCAACCTCTCACTCTAATGGCTAGAGAAGTCACATCTAGAAACAGTGTATGGGAAACGGAACAATTAAATGCTCTTGAAATATTAGAAGACAGTGTGACAGATATCCCAACACTATTGGATTTCCAGCTCCGAGCAGATGTTCTGGACAAAAGATTTCCAGTAATTACATCACTGTGGGACTTGAGAAATTTTCATTGCAAAAATAAGCTGACATTTGACCTGTCTCAAAATGATATCGTGTACCTTAACAAACATGTGGTTTCAGGCATGGAGAATGCAGTTTGTTTAGACCTTTCCTTCAATTACATGAACCAGGCACTGAGGGGTGGGGTGTTTGAAGGTATGACACATTTAGAGTTTCTTAATTTGTCTTACAATAGGCTTGATCTTTATTATAACGATACTTTCAGGGAACTTAATTCGTCTCTGAAGATATTAGATATTAGTAACAATGAGTTTCATTTCAATATGAGGGGCATGGGCCATCGCTTTGAGTTCCTTGAAAATTTGAATCAATTGGAAGCCCTAAGTCTGGCAAACAATGCAATTGGGATGCGAATCAACCAAAGGCTGATCTGCAATTCTTTGAAGTACTTTGACTTCTCTGGAAATAACCTGAACATCATGTGGGACTCTGACAACAACAAGTACACTAATTTCTTCCAGAACCTGACAAATCTAACCTACCTGGACATCTCtaacaaccatttaaaatcacTCTCATCTGAAGTGCTGTGTAATCTCCCAAGTAGCCTTAGGGCTCTCATCATAAGCAGCAATTCTCTAAACTATTTCCCATGGCTAAACATCTCTGCACTTACCAGTTTACATTACCTGAACCTGAATCACAACTTCCTTTATAAACTGCCAAATTATGCAGTAATATTTGGAGTCAATTTTACCTTCCTGGACCTCAGTCACAATCGGATCAGTTATATTCCTGAAGATTTCTTTAATAATGCAAAGTCCTTAAAATATTTGTATCTCAGTCACAATCAGATCAAAGAGTTGAACCGAGAGCATCTTCCTGTCCTCTTTAAAAATGACACTCGCCTTGAAAATCTCACCCTGCATGCCAACCCCTTCAAATGTGACTGCAATACCTCCTGGCTTGCTGACTTCTTGAGTACTACACCGGTACACATTCCTTATCTAACCACAGATGTACGGTGTGAATTCCCAGAGTCTCAGCAGGGTGAGAGCATACTGTCCATGGACCAGCGTTCTTGCCAGGACATATATGGTAGTGTAGCCTTTGTTGCCTGTTCATTTATGACTCTGGTGTTTACTGTTCTTCCTTTACTGAAGCACCTCTACGGCTGGGATATGTGGTATTGCCTGCAAGTGCTCTGGGCTGGACACAAAGGCTACTCCCAGATAGCTGGGACTGATTCGCATTATCAATATGATGCCTTTGTGGTGTTTGACACCAGTAACCAGGCTGTGAGGGACTGGGTTTACAACGAGTTAACTGTCAATCTGGAGAACTCTGGTCACAGGAGATTTTGTCTATGCTTAGAAGAAAGGGACTGGATTCCTGGGCTGTCATGTATAGAGAATCTTCATAATGCGGTGTACCGGAGTGTGAAAACAGTTTTCGTGCTGTCCAGAGGTGTTAACGGAAATGTGAATGGTGTGATCCGCCAGGCCTTCTTCATGGTTCAACAGAGGCTTCTGGATGAGAAGGTAAATGTAGTAAAATCagcctttttattttcacatattttgtgGCTGTAACTTAACCCACAATCCTAAAATGATCCCTAATTCTGTCTCGAAAAGGTGGACGTAGCTGTGCTGGTTCTGATGGATAAGATGTTTCCCAAACTGAAGTACCTTCAGCTGAGAAAACGATTGTGCAGAAAATCTGTGTTGTCATGGCCGCATCACCCATGTGCTCAACCCCTTTTCTGGAATCAAATGAGAATGGCGTTGTCATCAGATAACCTCAAATTTTATGACAACAACATGAGTGAAAGTTTTATATAACCTCCTTTTACATGCTACCAGAGACAATCATGTTTAAAAAGATCTTCCTCCTTCATATCGCTAAATATTAACAAACTTGACCTTCCATTCACATGCTGTCACATATATTTGATTGGTGTTAAAATTTTATTAACTCTTCcatatatatgttatatatattattcttattgctctgttgttttatttaaaaattggtTTCTCTGGGACGttatttgttgttattgttattatgatCATTTGGATGTATTATaattttcttgattttttttattttcctttgccTAATCCAGTGGTTTACAAcacatgtatttgtatttgcAGAAAATAATATCAGCTTTCTTTTCCGTTATATTTTGTCAGACGGAGGCACTTTTGATTGTATTTGTGTAGCATCTAAACCTGTAATTTACCTATTTTATTATATGTACTTTGCTCTACACGCTTAAAGTCATTCATTACTTTTTATGCAATCGCGATGCGTGGGCGACACAATCCCATGGCATATCTGATATAGCCTTGCGTGAATGCACACAACTTGGTGTACTGCTTATCAAATCTTTGTCTTCAGACCACATTCACGTTTGGGTTGCAACGTTAACTAAAGCACCAATATAAGAGATATATTAAGCTTGACTTGATTTCCCTTGAGTGGCTTGATTTCATAAATACCGGTTTACCAGCAACACTGAGCACTCCACCGTCTACAGAATTTTACTTCTCTTCCGTTATGTTAAGGGAGGAAATGAAACCAGCACTTGTTGCAGGTTACAGATCACTAAGGACCTAGTATCACCTACTTAAATGatctatttttttctctgttagtttaatgagaaaacaaaatcaTGTCATGTTGGGCTCATTTTTTCTCATCGTCTCGGTGCTCTAGCTTGGCGGCATCTCTTTTCTGAGACCGAAACCCCGGACCAAATATAGTTATAATTACTCACTGTAATTTCTGGTTTATGGTCTGTTGAATAGAAAATAGGATCGTGCCGAACAGCTGCACTTCCACGATACACTTCAAAGAGCACCTAACTGCACTGTCACAAGTCACCACACAGCATTTGTATTCCAGAATAGCCCGGTTTTACCCAATCACATGGTGTGATCTTAAATTATGTCTCTACATCTACTTCAACCAAACTCACTTCTGTCTGTGTAGGCTCTTTTGTTTGAAAAACAATATTAAGTTCCATCTGCTGTGTAGTAAAGGAAATTTCAGAGCTTTGGCTTTGCGTAATACCTTCCAAGTACCATTCCCAATTCATGATTCATAGGTATatgaaaaacaggaaaccaccCAATCATGGCTCTTCGCGCTGCCCCACCACGGCGCTTCGTCGCGCACGCGCCAGCTGGGAGAGCGCGCCCACGCGGACCCGATGGCAGTACAGGTCATGAGCTGAGCTGCTGAGATCATGGAGCCTGCGCCGAGGTCGGACAGGGTACTGATGGGACTTTACAGTGATGGAGAGGTGCCTGTACGGTAAGCTCGGGCAAACATTTGGGTGCGCACCTGGACTTTGTcgaattattaaaaaataaataaatacaacatgaaaacattattTCAACAAATTAAACtgtgtgctttttgttttaGCGGCAGATTAATTATTATGTAAGGTACGAGTCCGAACTCATGTAGCCGTGTGCATACGAGCAAGAAACTAATCCGTCATGCGGTGGTCATAGTAGAATTATGCTCCGTCTCTGTCGAGGCTGCCCAGTCACATGTACAGCGACAGTTTTACTCGTGCCACGCATGGAATACGGTTAG contains:
- the tlr9 gene encoding toll-like receptor 9, with the translated sequence MHSSCAVALVKNILILSQLFPLVKTINTKFLPCDTNLNETKVDCSDRPLKHVPFIKATSVAYIDLSRTKINRVWPHAFTGVPNLHTLKLSGNCQPGSPRALEDRSCRVKISRYAFKPLLTLKHLDLSGNSLTYIPWLPESLEVLHLENNQIFNVIYPLKTPHLEKLFLSKNCFYANPCNQSFYISEKVFQELPKLKNLTLGYNNLTAIPKGLPLSLGSLDLRENTITEVLEKAFFKMTALEDLNLEWNCQRCDHAARPCFPCPHNQSLKLHSNSFYSENSSITILSLRGNSLRTFPKGLFRPLKKLKILDLSDNLLAYAMQNGTFFKELTGVEWLSLIYNYEPLKTFPELNLSPYFNNMSDLQCLLLSGNFFLKFSNESIEVLSKLKSLKVLELRMNFINTFNMTFLKQLPSLTSVDLSQNMLNFLQCCSISRSEIVDENLYAGTLHNQPLTLMAREVTSRNSVWETEQLNALEILEDSVTDIPTLLDFQLRADVLDKRFPVITSLWDLRNFHCKNKLTFDLSQNDIVYLNKHVVSGMENAVCLDLSFNYMNQALRGGVFEGMTHLEFLNLSYNRLDLYYNDTFRELNSSLKILDISNNEFHFNMRGMGHRFEFLENLNQLEALSLANNAIGMRINQRLICNSLKYFDFSGNNLNIMWDSDNNKYTNFFQNLTNLTYLDISNNHLKSLSSEVLCNLPSSLRALIISSNSLNYFPWLNISALTSLHYLNLNHNFLYKLPNYAVIFGVNFTFLDLSHNRISYIPEDFFNNAKSLKYLYLSHNQIKELNREHLPVLFKNDTRLENLTLHANPFKCDCNTSWLADFLSTTPVHIPYLTTDVRCEFPESQQGESILSMDQRSCQDIYGSVAFVACSFMTLVFTVLPLLKHLYGWDMWYCLQVLWAGHKGYSQIAGTDSHYQYDAFVVFDTSNQAVRDWVYNELTVNLENSGHRRFCLCLEERDWIPGLSCIENLHNAVYRSVKTVFVLSRGVNGNVNGVIRQAFFMVQQRLLDEKVDVAVLVLMDKMFPKLKYLQLRKRLCRKSVLSWPHHPCAQPLFWNQMRMALSSDNLKFYDNNMSESFI